The Arcobacter sp. LA11 genome includes a region encoding these proteins:
- a CDS encoding DsrE family protein: MKILKRILLTAILALGLTTISNAKEINDSVALNGIKETKSVFLIDFTNVKKTAFYMNIIEGTHKGLVSQGVKPNMVLVFIGETVKFLSTEPDEAFEMENEEYLVSIQNSIKNLKKAGVRMEVCAVATKVFNVKNSTIPKEMDIVADGFISLIGWQTQGHKLVPIF, encoded by the coding sequence ATGAAAATATTAAAGAGAATTCTACTAACAGCTATTTTAGCTTTAGGGTTAACAACTATCTCTAATGCAAAAGAGATAAATGATTCTGTTGCATTAAATGGAATAAAAGAAACAAAAAGTGTTTTTCTAATCGATTTTACAAATGTTAAAAAAACAGCATTTTATATGAATATTATAGAAGGAACTCATAAAGGTTTAGTATCACAAGGTGTTAAACCAAATATGGTATTAGTATTTATTGGTGAGACTGTAAAATTTTTAAGTACAGAACCAGATGAGGCCTTTGAAATGGAAAATGAAGAGTATTTAGTATCTATTCAAAATTCAATCAAAAACCTTAAAAAAGCTGGAGTTAGGATGGAAGTATGTGCAGTTGCAACAAAAGTATTTAATGTTAAGAATAGTACTATTCCTAAAGAGATGGATATAGTTGCTGATGGATTTATTTCTTTAATTGGATGGCAAACACAAGGTCATAAACTAGTTCCAATTTTTTAA
- a CDS encoding N-acetyltransferase, producing MEINFFKPNVTHIKKMQEVVKEEVDNGTILLRTEDEMANTIRSYTVVEVDGEIAGFTALHIHSARLSEVRSLVVSKKFRGLSLGKKLVESCIEEGKNLGLNQILSLTYQKEFFEKLGFDEIEKEQIPEHKIWADCIRCKYFPKCDEIAMVYDL from the coding sequence TTGGAAATTAATTTTTTTAAGCCTAATGTAACACATATAAAAAAGATGCAAGAAGTAGTAAAAGAAGAAGTTGATAATGGTACTATTCTTTTACGAACTGAAGATGAAATGGCAAATACAATTAGATCTTATACTGTTGTTGAAGTAGATGGTGAAATTGCTGGTTTTACCGCTTTACATATTCATTCTGCAAGACTTTCAGAGGTTAGGAGCCTTGTTGTATCAAAGAAATTTAGAGGGCTTAGTTTAGGAAAAAAACTTGTTGAATCGTGTATAGAAGAAGGTAAAAACTTAGGATTAAATCAAATTTTATCTTTAACATATCAAAAAGAATTTTTCGAAAAGTTAGGCTTTGATGAAATTGAAAAAGAACAAATACCTGAACATAAGATTTGGGCAGATTGTATTAGATGTAAATATTTCCCCAAATGTGATGAAATAGCTATGGTCTATGATTTATGA
- the hslU gene encoding ATP-dependent protease ATPase subunit HslU produces MDMTPKQIVKYLDDYIIGQNDAKKTIALALRNRYRRMNVEPELREEIMPKNILMIGSTGVGKTEIARRLAKMMGLPFIKVEASKYTEVGFVGRDVESMIRDLVYESINLVTKEYENKIKDKLEEEINKQIIEKLVPSLPEGATDSARESFIKTYNKMEEKLLSGEIDDRKIEIEIPKKAHVEILDSSMPMDMTSMQESLNKMLGGLNKEKIKKEVTIKDARVLLRDVASDKLLDQEAIKVEAVKRAENGGIIFLDEIDKIATGSKNQNQDPSKEGVQRDLLPIVEGSSVHTKFGQIKTDHILFIAAGAFHVSKPSDLLPELQGRFPLRVELDNLDEEALYKILTNTKNSLLRQYQALLAVEEVELEFDDEAIHAFAKYSVTANEKTEDIGARRLHTVIEKVIEDISYEADEKSGEKIIITNELVKEKLDDIIDDEDTARYIL; encoded by the coding sequence ATGGATATGACACCTAAGCAAATTGTTAAATATTTAGATGATTATATTATTGGGCAAAATGATGCTAAAAAAACTATTGCTCTTGCTTTGAGAAATAGATATAGAAGAATGAATGTAGAACCAGAATTACGTGAAGAGATTATGCCAAAAAATATTTTGATGATTGGTAGTACTGGAGTTGGTAAAACAGAGATTGCAAGAAGACTTGCAAAGATGATGGGATTACCTTTTATAAAAGTAGAAGCTTCAAAATATACAGAAGTGGGTTTTGTTGGTCGAGATGTTGAATCTATGATTAGAGATTTAGTTTATGAATCTATTAATCTTGTTACAAAAGAGTATGAAAATAAAATAAAAGATAAACTAGAAGAAGAGATTAATAAACAAATTATTGAAAAACTTGTACCTTCTTTACCTGAAGGTGCTACAGATAGTGCTAGAGAGTCTTTTATTAAAACATATAATAAGATGGAAGAGAAGTTATTAAGTGGCGAGATTGATGATAGAAAAATTGAGATAGAGATTCCTAAAAAAGCCCATGTGGAAATTTTAGACTCTTCAATGCCAATGGATATGACTTCAATGCAAGAGAGTCTTAATAAGATGCTTGGTGGACTTAATAAAGAAAAAATCAAAAAAGAAGTAACAATTAAAGATGCAAGAGTTCTTTTAAGAGATGTTGCAAGTGATAAACTTTTAGACCAAGAGGCTATAAAAGTAGAAGCAGTTAAGAGAGCTGAAAATGGTGGTATAATTTTCTTAGATGAAATAGATAAAATTGCAACTGGTTCAAAAAATCAAAATCAAGATCCATCAAAAGAGGGTGTTCAAAGGGATTTACTTCCAATAGTTGAAGGAAGTTCTGTTCATACTAAATTTGGACAAATAAAAACTGATCATATTTTATTTATAGCTGCGGGTGCATTTCATGTTTCTAAACCTAGTGATTTATTACCTGAATTACAAGGAAGGTTTCCTTTAAGAGTTGAGTTAGATAATTTAGATGAAGAAGCTTTATATAAAATTTTAACAAATACAAAGAATTCTCTTTTAAGACAGTATCAAGCTTTACTAGCTGTTGAAGAAGTTGAATTAGAGTTTGATGATGAAGCTATTCATGCTTTTGCAAAATATTCAGTTACTGCAAATGAGAAAACAGAAGATATTGGTGCTAGAAGACTTCATACTGTTATAGAGAAAGTAATAGAAGATATTTCTTATGAAGCAGATGAGAAGAGTGGTGAAAAAATTATTATCACAAACGAATTAGTAAAAGAAAAGTTAGATGATATTATAGATGATGAGGATACAGCAAGATATATCTTGTAG
- a CDS encoding transporter substrate-binding domain-containing protein has protein sequence MRSLLKFVFLTFFILNAHAELNFTLEEKNYINTREVKVAMLPDFPPFSIYENEKLEGYSHDILELITQKSGLNIKYEIDNWPVNLKKFKEKEVDIIDAISFRESRLAFTNYTKPYYEVPLVIFSRKDLNSYVGLDSLKGKKLGITKNIFYKQQIKDLGIFELVEYDSFQDKLKALAFGKVDVIFGHLLSTQIAIKNSKYTNMKVLDKLNLPNLKKTDLRFGIVKDDKVLYSIINKVFSSLTNKEWDLLHSKWISIYTPNDSSYKSSIVNLTGSERSFLIKNNLRCVTTNSWAPFNFKESGKLNGISYDFWNLIKEKTLISSNCKSVDTFHEVLELIKNKEVDLTLSTAITDDKLLYGRFSIPYVSYPIAIATTLDKRYISDTKSLNNKKVAVGRSYSAYQILKDKYPDIDFVEVDDNFEALRLLSKGDVYAVVDILPVLSHLIGNYGFKNLKISGTTEFDFDVRIMVRNDYEELIPIINKGINAISKNESQDIKNRWLSVKFENLVNYSKLWEIGVIILIILLILFYRQYILNKHNKKLQEANHEIEIKTIELQRKSRQLAKQKELFEKIYYESSDGIFLMSINDKKIIDCNDVAFKLLSYDKKEEFINLKEDDLFPLYQLDGLNSIENIHKMINIAIEKGSNTFEFLHRTKDDKKIWLEVVLTPINIDEESLLHVVWRNIDKRKHMENELSILTHNLEDKVKKEVKKNEEKTKQLLQQSRLAQMGEMISMIAHQWRQPLTAISATTNNLLIRMIIDDKIEKKDLQKEINLISDYSQHLSMTIDDFRNFFKTDKDKTDATLESIIENSISIVRNSLQSNNIILTTDFQCNENLNIFATEVNQVILNLIKNAEDALVDNLILEPKIVIKTYCEEKYSIVEISDNANGIPEDILEKIFDPYFSTKKNKDGTGLGLYMSKIIINDHCNGVLSVENSSDGATFKVKIPFE, from the coding sequence ATGAGAAGTTTATTAAAATTTGTTTTTTTAACATTTTTTATTTTAAACGCTCATGCTGAATTAAATTTTACTTTAGAAGAAAAAAACTATATAAATACTAGGGAAGTTAAAGTTGCAATGCTTCCTGACTTTCCCCCTTTTAGTATATATGAAAATGAAAAACTTGAAGGTTATTCTCACGATATTTTAGAATTAATTACTCAAAAAAGTGGTTTGAATATAAAATATGAAATAGACAATTGGCCAGTTAACCTTAAAAAGTTTAAAGAAAAAGAAGTTGATATTATAGATGCGATTTCTTTTAGAGAGAGTAGGTTAGCTTTTACTAATTATACAAAACCATATTATGAAGTACCTCTTGTAATATTTTCAAGAAAAGATTTAAATTCTTATGTGGGATTAGATTCTTTAAAAGGTAAAAAGCTAGGTATTACAAAAAATATATTTTATAAACAACAGATAAAAGATTTAGGTATATTTGAACTTGTAGAATATGATAGTTTTCAAGATAAACTAAAAGCTCTTGCTTTTGGTAAAGTAGATGTTATATTTGGACATTTATTAAGTACTCAAATAGCTATAAAAAACAGTAAATATACTAATATGAAAGTATTAGATAAATTAAATTTACCGAATTTAAAAAAAACTGATTTACGATTTGGTATAGTAAAAGATGATAAGGTTTTATACTCTATTATAAACAAAGTATTCTCTTCTTTGACAAACAAAGAATGGGACTTATTACATTCAAAGTGGATTAGTATTTACACTCCTAATGATAGCTCATATAAATCATCAATAGTAAATTTGACTGGTTCTGAAAGATCTTTTCTTATAAAAAATAATCTAAGATGTGTTACAACAAACTCTTGGGCTCCATTTAATTTTAAAGAATCAGGAAAATTAAATGGAATTTCATATGATTTTTGGAATTTAATAAAAGAAAAAACATTAATAAGCTCTAATTGTAAATCAGTGGATACTTTTCATGAAGTATTGGAATTAATTAAAAATAAAGAAGTAGATTTAACACTTTCTACTGCAATTACAGATGATAAATTGTTATATGGAAGGTTTTCTATTCCTTATGTCTCATATCCTATTGCTATTGCTACTACATTGGATAAAAGATATATATCTGATACTAAATCTTTAAATAACAAAAAAGTAGCTGTAGGAAGATCTTATAGTGCATATCAAATTTTAAAAGATAAATATCCTGATATAGATTTTGTTGAAGTAGATGATAATTTTGAGGCATTACGTTTACTTTCAAAGGGTGATGTTTATGCTGTTGTAGATATCTTACCTGTTCTCTCCCATCTTATTGGTAATTATGGTTTTAAAAACTTAAAAATTTCAGGTACTACAGAATTTGACTTTGATGTTAGAATCATGGTTAGAAATGATTATGAAGAGCTTATTCCAATAATTAATAAAGGTATAAATGCCATTAGTAAAAATGAATCCCAAGATATTAAGAATAGATGGCTTTCTGTTAAGTTTGAGAATCTAGTTAATTATTCTAAGTTATGGGAAATTGGAGTAATTATTTTAATTATTTTACTTATACTTTTTTATAGACAGTATATTTTGAATAAGCATAATAAGAAATTACAAGAAGCAAACCATGAAATCGAAATTAAAACCATTGAACTTCAACGAAAATCTCGACAGTTAGCAAAACAAAAAGAACTTTTTGAAAAGATTTATTATGAATCTTCTGATGGTATTTTTCTTATGAGTATAAATGATAAAAAGATTATAGATTGTAATGATGTTGCTTTTAAACTATTATCTTATGATAAAAAAGAAGAGTTTATAAATCTAAAAGAAGATGACCTTTTCCCTTTATATCAATTAGATGGTTTAAATTCTATTGAAAATATACATAAAATGATAAATATTGCAATTGAAAAAGGTTCAAATACTTTTGAGTTTCTTCATAGAACAAAAGATGATAAGAAGATATGGCTTGAAGTAGTATTAACTCCAATTAATATAGATGAAGAGTCTTTATTACATGTAGTTTGGAGAAATATAGACAAAAGAAAGCATATGGAAAATGAATTAAGTATCTTAACTCATAATCTAGAAGATAAAGTAAAAAAAGAAGTAAAAAAGAATGAAGAGAAAACGAAACAACTTCTTCAACAAAGTAGACTTGCACAAATGGGTGAAATGATTTCAATGATTGCACATCAATGGCGACAACCTTTAACAGCAATTTCTGCAACTACAAATAACTTATTAATTAGAATGATTATTGATGATAAAATTGAAAAAAAAGATTTACAAAAAGAGATAAATCTTATATCTGACTATTCTCAACATTTATCTATGACAATAGATGATTTTAGAAACTTTTTTAAAACTGATAAAGATAAAACAGATGCAACATTAGAAAGTATCATTGAAAATTCTATTTCAATTGTTAGAAACTCTTTACAATCAAATAATATAATACTTACTACAGATTTTCAATGTAATGAAAATCTAAATATTTTTGCAACAGAAGTTAATCAAGTAATACTTAATTTAATAAAAAATGCTGAAGATGCTTTAGTTGATAATCTTATACTTGAACCAAAAATAGTTATAAAAACGTATTGTGAAGAGAAATATTCCATTGTAGAAATAAGTGACAATGCAAATGGAATACCAGAAGATATATTAGAAAAAATCTTTGATCCTTATTTTTCTACAAAGAAGAATAAAGATGGAACAGGATTAGGGCTCTATATGAGTAAAATCATTATAAATGATCATTGTAATGGTGTTTTAAGTGTAGAAAACAGTAGTGATGGAGCAACTTTTAAAGTAAAAATACCTTTTGAATAA
- the yihA gene encoding ribosome biogenesis GTP-binding protein YihA/YsxC — MKIVDAQFLTSAQSIVDSPSPDRAEVAFLGRSNVGKSSLLNTLVNRKGLAKSSSTPGKTQLINYFDIKFKTENEELPYLFARFVDLPGFGYARVSKSLKKDWNRNLTGYLEERPCLQIFVHLIDARHTDLAIDKNVDEFLKQHKRGDQIIINAFTKIDKLKQNDLQKLKRENPNGIFISNLKKRGMIDLQNAITGYLFGN, encoded by the coding sequence ATGAAAATTGTTGATGCGCAATTTTTGACTTCTGCTCAAAGTATTGTAGATTCTCCTAGTCCTGATAGAGCTGAAGTGGCTTTTTTAGGGCGTAGTAATGTTGGAAAATCATCTTTGTTAAACACTCTTGTTAATAGAAAAGGTTTAGCTAAATCATCTTCAACTCCTGGTAAAACACAGTTGATTAACTATTTTGATATTAAATTTAAGACTGAAAATGAGGAACTTCCTTATCTTTTTGCTAGATTTGTTGATTTACCTGGATTTGGTTATGCAAGAGTTTCAAAAAGTTTAAAAAAAGATTGGAATAGAAACTTAACTGGTTACTTAGAAGAGAGACCATGTTTACAAATTTTTGTTCATTTAATTGATGCAAGACATACTGATTTGGCAATTGATAAAAATGTTGATGAGTTTTTAAAACAACACAAAAGAGGTGACCAGATTATTATTAATGCTTTTACAAAAATTGATAAATTAAAGCAAAATGATTTACAAAAGCTAAAAAGAGAAAATCCAAATGGAATATTTATTTCTAATCTTAAAAAGAGAGGAATGATTGATTTACAAAATGCTATAACAGGATATTTATTTGGAAATTAA
- a CDS encoding septal ring lytic transglycosylase RlpA family protein, with amino-acid sequence MFLDKKTIKFSFLAIVSASFIFTGCSSKSSSGPYIGKRVYKDIPKEKIRNSKAMHRATMRPYTIAGKRYYPTLAKIGDVQRGIASWYGPNFHSKKTSNGEIYNMYADTAAHKTLPMNTMVRVDNKDNGKSVIVRINDRGPFVSGRIIDLSNKAAHDIGMVRKGTARVSVTVLGFHAKIAKTKAEKAEVATVGKYYVQVGAFSRLEGAKITKRKFEMALENRYKVVIKSTDLNRVWISGFRSEAEARDFKANHDLNSAMIIAE; translated from the coding sequence TTGTTCTTAGATAAAAAAACAATTAAATTTTCTTTTCTTGCTATTGTAAGTGCAAGTTTCATTTTTACTGGATGTTCTTCTAAATCTAGTAGTGGCCCTTATATTGGGAAAAGAGTTTATAAAGATATTCCAAAAGAGAAAATAAGAAACTCTAAAGCAATGCATAGAGCAACGATGAGACCTTATACTATTGCTGGTAAAAGATATTATCCTACACTGGCAAAAATAGGTGATGTTCAAAGAGGTATTGCTTCTTGGTATGGACCAAATTTTCATTCTAAAAAAACATCTAATGGTGAAATTTATAATATGTATGCAGACACAGCAGCACATAAAACCTTACCAATGAATACAATGGTTAGAGTTGATAATAAAGATAATGGGAAATCTGTTATTGTAAGAATAAATGATAGAGGACCTTTTGTCTCTGGTAGAATAATTGATCTTTCAAATAAAGCTGCACATGATATTGGAATGGTAAGAAAAGGTACTGCAAGAGTTAGTGTTACTGTTCTTGGATTCCATGCAAAAATTGCAAAAACAAAAGCAGAAAAAGCTGAAGTTGCGACAGTAGGAAAATATTATGTTCAAGTTGGAGCATTTAGTAGATTAGAGGGTGCGAAAATTACAAAAAGAAAATTTGAAATGGCACTTGAAAATAGATATAAAGTTGTAATTAAAAGTACAGATTTAAATAGAGTTTGGATTAGTGGATTTAGGTCAGAGGCTGAAGCTAGAGATTTTAAAGCTAATCACGATTTAAATAGTGCAATGATTATTGCTGAATAG
- a CDS encoding lytic transglycosylase domain-containing protein, translated as MKKFIILIMIFSIYSHASLIGSNFSQRDIQILEDLDIKSSFITDYKLQEVYEQFQNRRNSHKYVENLNEASLFVPRVKDILRQEGIPDVFIYMAMAESNFSIDARSHVRATGLWQFMSGTAKRYGLRNDMYVDERMDLVKSTFSAAKYLNALHDRFGKWYLAAISYNCGEGRVIEAITRATLDMYVEKHPEEKNSKKIQDYRKTIKAYQQRKVPFFKLGRIYKEVSKWDIKPDVEDLLIVQKGLDRQYLPKESRRYIRKIISLAMMNSQNFIKHDENSHLLNMGISQTIATVPVKGGLHLKNVANSIGMTYIDLLKLNKHIKQSIIPPTDKYYTINIPYSRLTRFNENRDDIQDTKFAIHIVKRGDTLSGISRKYKVPTKLIKDYNNFKSSRLSLKQKIVLPIPSDMIGKIKFVEEKRSKKRVKKYTVKSGDSLYSIARKHKIGVKKLMKDNKMKNTLLKIGDRLVLR; from the coding sequence TTGAAAAAATTTATTATATTAATTATGATTTTTTCTATCTATTCACACGCTTCATTAATAGGTTCAAATTTTTCTCAAAGAGATATTCAGATACTTGAAGATTTAGATATTAAATCTTCTTTTATTACTGATTATAAGTTACAAGAAGTGTACGAACAGTTTCAAAATAGAAGAAATTCTCATAAATATGTGGAAAACTTAAACGAGGCATCGCTTTTTGTGCCTAGAGTAAAAGATATATTAAGACAAGAAGGAATTCCTGATGTTTTTATATATATGGCAATGGCAGAATCAAATTTTTCTATTGATGCAAGATCTCATGTAAGAGCTACTGGTCTTTGGCAATTTATGTCTGGAACAGCGAAAAGATATGGATTAAGAAATGATATGTATGTTGATGAAAGAATGGATTTAGTTAAATCTACATTTTCAGCGGCAAAATATCTTAATGCACTTCATGATAGATTTGGAAAATGGTATTTAGCAGCAATTTCTTATAACTGTGGTGAAGGTAGAGTAATTGAAGCAATTACAAGAGCTACTTTAGATATGTATGTTGAAAAGCACCCTGAAGAAAAAAATAGTAAGAAAATACAAGATTATAGAAAAACAATTAAAGCTTATCAACAAAGAAAAGTTCCTTTTTTTAAATTAGGACGAATTTATAAAGAAGTTTCAAAATGGGATATTAAACCTGATGTTGAAGATTTATTAATTGTTCAAAAAGGTTTAGATAGACAATATTTACCAAAAGAGAGTAGAAGATATATTCGAAAGATCATCTCTTTAGCTATGATGAATTCTCAAAATTTTATTAAGCATGATGAAAATTCACATTTACTAAATATGGGAATCTCTCAAACTATTGCTACTGTGCCAGTAAAAGGTGGATTACATTTAAAAAATGTTGCAAACTCTATTGGTATGACTTATATTGATTTATTAAAACTTAATAAACACATAAAACAGTCTATTATTCCCCCTACAGATAAATACTATACTATTAATATTCCATATAGTAGGCTAACAAGATTTAACGAAAACAGAGATGATATTCAAGATACAAAATTTGCAATTCATATTGTAAAAAGAGGAGATACTCTTTCTGGAATTTCTAGAAAGTATAAAGTTCCAACTAAATTGATAAAAGATTATAATAATTTTAAATCAAGTAGATTATCACTAAAACAAAAAATAGTTTTACCAATTCCTAGTGATATGATTGGAAAAATAAAATTTGTTGAAGAGAAAAGATCTAAAAAAAGAGTTAAAAAATATACTGTAAAAAGTGGTGATTCTTTATATTCAATTGCTAGAAAACACAAAATAGGTGTTAAAAAGCTTATGAAAGATAATAAAATGAAGAATACATTATTAAAAATTGGAGATAGACTTGTTCTTAGATAA
- a CDS encoding TatD family hydrolase has translation MIIDTHCHLDNKQYYDDIDIVIQRALEDGVKGFLIPGADFEDLPQAIKLAEKYDEVFFAVGIHPYDIEQYDESIMEKYINHPKCIAVGECGLDYYRLPEDEEEKKENIAKQKEVFISQVEFAKKVKKPLIIHIRDASDDSKQILIDYNAKEVGGVLHCYNASEHLLPLSEHNFYFGIGGVLTFKNAKKLVEILPKIPQDKLLLETDGPYLTPHPFRGKRNEPAYTNYVADKISELLEISKEEVEKITVNNTISLFKQFSTII, from the coding sequence ATAATCATTGATACACATTGTCACTTAGACAACAAACAATATTATGATGATATTGATATTGTTATACAACGTGCACTTGAAGATGGAGTTAAAGGTTTTTTAATTCCTGGTGCAGACTTTGAAGATTTACCACAAGCAATTAAATTGGCTGAAAAGTATGATGAAGTATTTTTTGCAGTAGGAATTCATCCTTACGATATAGAACAATATGATGAATCTATTATGGAAAAATATATTAATCATCCAAAATGTATTGCAGTTGGAGAGTGTGGTTTAGATTATTATCGGCTTCCAGAAGATGAAGAAGAAAAAAAAGAAAATATTGCAAAACAAAAAGAAGTTTTTATTTCTCAAGTAGAATTTGCAAAAAAAGTTAAAAAACCTTTAATTATACACATTAGAGATGCTTCAGATGATTCAAAACAGATTTTAATAGATTATAATGCAAAAGAAGTTGGAGGTGTTTTACATTGCTATAATGCAAGTGAGCATCTTCTTCCTTTATCAGAACATAATTTTTATTTTGGAATAGGTGGGGTTTTAACTTTTAAAAATGCAAAAAAACTCGTAGAAATACTTCCTAAAATTCCACAAGATAAATTATTATTAGAAACTGATGGTCCTTATTTAACTCCTCATCCTTTTAGAGGAAAAAGAAATGAACCTGCTTATACAAACTATGTGGCAGATAAAATTTCTGAGCTACTTGAAATCAGTAAAGAAGAGGTTGAAAAAATTACTGTAAATAACACTATCTCGTTATTTAAGCAGTTTTCTACAATAATTTAG
- a CDS encoding LptA/OstA family protein, translating into MKFLIGFLICVTSIFADTQKLIIDASNFETNDAKGLSIFTGDVKLKMAKDKLNSDKLEIYVKPQTKGKAKKPLKYIATGNVDFEIVSNEKHYKGKGNKVIYNPDKQEYTVIGNGYLKEVTEDRELFGEKIFINQLTGSAKVSGSKKKPVRFILNIENGDK; encoded by the coding sequence ATGAAATTTTTAATAGGTTTTTTAATTTGTGTAACGTCAATTTTTGCAGATACACAAAAATTAATAATAGATGCAAGCAATTTTGAAACAAACGATGCAAAAGGTCTTTCTATATTTACAGGTGATGTAAAATTAAAAATGGCTAAAGATAAATTAAATTCTGACAAACTAGAAATTTATGTAAAACCACAAACTAAAGGTAAAGCTAAAAAACCTTTAAAATATATTGCTACAGGAAATGTAGATTTTGAAATTGTTTCAAATGAAAAGCATTATAAAGGTAAAGGTAATAAAGTAATTTATAACCCTGATAAGCAAGAATATACAGTTATTGGAAATGGTTATTTAAAAGAAGTGACAGAAGATAGAGAATTGTTTGGAGAAAAGATTTTTATTAATCAATTGACTGGAAGTGCAAAAGTTAGTGGTAGTAAGAAAAAACCTGTTAGATTTATCTTAAATATTGAAAATGGGGATAAATAA
- the hisB gene encoding imidazoleglycerol-phosphate dehydratase HisB: protein MTELNRKTKETDIKCKIDINGNGTSNISTGVGFFDHMLEAFSKHSGIDIDLSCNGDLHVDAHHTVEDCGIVLGKALKDEIFPIEKVERYGNATVVMDEASSTCALDLSNRPFLVYEVNVSGKVGEFDTELVEEFFHAIAGNAGLTVHIIQDRGRNKHHIIEASFKAFAVALRRAMAKNEKLGIPSTKGVL from the coding sequence ATGACAGAACTTAATAGAAAAACAAAAGAAACAGATATCAAGTGTAAAATTGATATCAATGGTAATGGTACATCAAATATTAGTACCGGTGTAGGTTTTTTTGACCATATGCTAGAAGCTTTTTCTAAGCATAGTGGTATTGATATTGATTTATCATGTAATGGTGATTTACATGTAGATGCTCACCATACTGTTGAAGATTGTGGAATAGTATTAGGAAAAGCTTTAAAAGATGAAATATTCCCAATTGAAAAAGTTGAAAGATATGGAAATGCAACTGTAGTAATGGATGAAGCTTCTTCTACATGTGCTTTAGATTTATCTAATAGACCTTTTTTAGTTTATGAAGTTAATGTTTCAGGAAAGGTTGGGGAATTTGATACTGAGTTAGTTGAAGAGTTTTTTCATGCAATTGCTGGAAATGCAGGATTAACAGTACATATTATCCAAGATAGAGGAAGAAATAAGCACCATATTATCGAAGCTAGCTTTAAAGCCTTTGCTGTTGCTTTAAGACGTGCAATGGCTAAAAATGAGAAGTTAGGAATACCAAGTACTAAAGGTGTTTTATGA
- a CDS encoding HAD family hydrolase, giving the protein MIKLLVLDVDGTLTDGGITYSNNGDELKTFDVSDGLAIATWTKKLGKKAAIITGRTSLIVEKRAKDLKIEHLYQGVHNKDEIIENILKEENLSWHEVAAIGDDLNDYKMLKKAGISFTPANGSKYIKEIVNVQCNSYGGSGAVREMIEYIIKEDGIEEDFINAWL; this is encoded by the coding sequence ATGATTAAGCTTTTAGTACTTGATGTTGATGGTACATTAACAGATGGTGGAATTACATACTCTAATAATGGAGATGAATTAAAAACATTTGATGTATCAGATGGTTTAGCAATTGCAACATGGACAAAAAAACTTGGGAAAAAAGCTGCAATAATTACTGGACGTACTTCTTTAATAGTAGAAAAACGAGCTAAAGATTTAAAAATCGAACATCTTTATCAAGGTGTTCATAATAAAGATGAAATTATAGAAAATATTCTAAAAGAAGAAAATCTTTCTTGGCATGAAGTTGCAGCTATTGGTGATGATTTAAATGATTATAAAATGCTTAAAAAAGCAGGAATATCATTTACTCCTGCTAATGGTTCTAAATATATAAAAGAGATTGTAAATGTACAATGTAACTCTTATGGTGGAAGTGGAGCAGTGAGAGAAATGATTGAATATATCATTAAAGAAGATGGTATAGAAGAGGATTTTATAAACGCATGGTTATAA